In a single window of the Streptomyces sp. NBC_00094 genome:
- a CDS encoding RICIN domain-containing protein produces MTAASCLATTPGTTVLAGKPALKTTATLSDGKKIEVVEVAPRADRDAALVRLATPVITTTPARLSTTFSVAAATAGGTELTAVGFGRTKTEWVPDKPHTGTFTIDPAATTATTLAVTGKNGAAICKGDAGGPLLNASGEIVGINSRSWQGGCIGTPATEIRTGALSVRTDLLSDWLQEVRLTTASLQNSLSNRCAYVSWRTPENNAPAQQVDCDPQYADQVWKFERVEGGYQIRNHKTDRCLVVSWSTPQDGAPVTQYDCHPEFGDQVWKLEPVAGGFSLRNSVTDKCMYVSWTTPGWGAPLLQVGCDPQYADQVWKI; encoded by the coding sequence CTGACCGCCGCGAGCTGCCTCGCCACCACCCCGGGAACCACCGTCCTCGCCGGCAAGCCGGCTCTCAAGACCACCGCCACGCTCAGCGACGGCAAGAAGATCGAGGTCGTCGAGGTCGCCCCCCGCGCGGACCGGGACGCCGCCCTCGTCCGCCTTGCCACGCCCGTCATCACGACCACACCTGCCCGCCTGTCGACCACCTTCTCGGTAGCCGCCGCCACGGCGGGCGGCACCGAACTGACGGCCGTCGGCTTCGGCCGCACCAAGACCGAGTGGGTACCGGACAAGCCCCACACCGGCACCTTCACCATCGACCCCGCCGCCACCACGGCCACCACCCTCGCAGTCACCGGCAAGAACGGCGCGGCGATCTGCAAGGGCGATGCCGGAGGTCCGCTCCTCAACGCCTCCGGCGAGATCGTTGGCATCAACTCCCGCTCCTGGCAGGGAGGATGCATCGGAACCCCCGCCACCGAGATCCGCACCGGCGCCCTCTCCGTCCGCACCGACCTCCTCTCCGACTGGCTGCAGGAGGTCCGCCTCACCACCGCATCCCTCCAGAACAGCCTGAGCAATCGCTGCGCGTACGTCAGCTGGCGCACCCCCGAGAACAATGCCCCGGCCCAGCAGGTGGACTGCGATCCGCAGTACGCCGACCAGGTCTGGAAGTTCGAACGGGTCGAGGGCGGATACCAGATCCGCAACCACAAGACCGACCGCTGCCTCGTGGTGTCGTGGAGCACTCCCCAGGACGGCGCCCCCGTCACCCAATACGACTGCCACCCGGAGTTCGGCGACCAGGTGTGGAAGCTGGAGCCGGTCGCCGGCGGCTTCTCCCTCCGCAACTCGGTGACCGACAAGTGCATGTACGTCTCGTGGACCACTCCGGGATGGGGGGCTCCCCTGCTCCAGGTCGGCTGTGACCCGCAGTATGCCGACCAGGTCTGGAAGATCTGA
- a CDS encoding ALF repeat-containing protein produces MDSTYWSRRRVLEAIAATAAVAATSSLVLNPLPARAADAPPAGDDPFRLPETERAKVVRAWLLGGRAVRAAAAAALTGSDADVRVFLDVQLARETAQDNRVAVMRGLAAAGKGTRRDATAALDNGDSAIAAFLGGGFKASVPEDLRVATATVMSVGGKAVNRAGNAALNDGGQASLEAFLLDGQYTARLEDLRVETSKLMFQAGPEVQKYAGQALSGTEDDVVWFLETGQHIARARDQERAKIEELVAVVQREGKNAEARTRQAEEAAARAVSAAAKAREAAENAAAEAQAAQDDVAAAGRAARKAGDAAKGAADASRVAIDASHAAVEASRRASYASAAASQAAASAGSAAAVAYRAAIAASRDASQSAAAKDAAVAARNAASKARSAAQAADQAAAASAQAAGAGEAAASAARNAAAAASASARASASAGAARNAAAKAKHQAEIASSNATIATTAAGTAQALAHASSTAAQTARDAANNAAAHADKAAAAAEWAVQYAGQAVEYAHKSTEFADEATKAANTATEAVAQAVAVEKAAREAEWQRLNEDTQRAVTEMRLLAQAEAEERAAYDLKKTQAEQTDQATKELIAQAEAALRAGNATSATDLGRKAALALLDSTGGWSQEAARYALAGTDAEIHAWIDVDRRIAQRQDDRESVLFLARIAPPDVAFAAAAALESNDPDAAGTFLREGAVRAAAMDNRVAVARVLSEDPGPAVTRAANAALDSGTAEALYVFLTTGLQQAQEEDDAVATATLLRTGGPYVKAHAQAALEGPAWMRRNFIASVQFESAQLDFDSATHIAAMQGAIAAAAKIAHKAQEDAARAQEAAATARAAAAEALQWADRARASAEQAATSAQQANTLAADAEQSAKDAQASADRAGQAAASARLAERSANYSVNRAIQSARSAVASANAAQNSAVSARASALQANQDKATAAAAASQAWQIEGEKRHAEVAAAAKQAAEAAQASKDAGTNPCDTTASDSVKVDPPAAGDTDIKWWADVLSQAGMIAGLLGTGVGIVGIGVGLYFPPAGALLVSIGTTLRVGAAAFNSASAILYGIEYGWTSREFIEQAARAVGSIKSIAPSAIVTRLTEKAVTKGVEAVNEISTLGREGVSPIVRRIGRFFRR; encoded by the coding sequence GTGGACAGCACCTATTGGAGCCGACGCCGTGTGCTGGAGGCCATCGCGGCCACCGCGGCCGTCGCCGCCACCTCCAGTCTCGTACTCAATCCCCTGCCGGCCCGGGCGGCGGATGCCCCGCCCGCCGGCGACGATCCCTTCCGGCTTCCGGAGACCGAGCGGGCGAAGGTCGTCCGGGCGTGGTTGCTGGGCGGACGGGCCGTCCGCGCCGCCGCCGCGGCCGCGCTCACCGGATCCGACGCCGACGTACGGGTCTTCCTCGACGTCCAGCTGGCCCGCGAGACGGCGCAGGACAACCGGGTCGCCGTCATGCGGGGCCTGGCGGCGGCCGGCAAGGGCACCCGCCGTGACGCCACCGCTGCGCTCGACAACGGGGACTCGGCCATCGCCGCGTTTCTCGGCGGCGGCTTCAAGGCCTCGGTGCCAGAGGACCTGCGGGTCGCGACGGCCACGGTGATGAGCGTGGGCGGCAAGGCCGTGAACCGGGCCGGCAACGCAGCGCTGAACGACGGCGGCCAGGCCTCCCTGGAGGCCTTCCTCCTCGACGGCCAGTACACGGCGCGGTTGGAGGACCTGCGGGTCGAGACCTCCAAGCTGATGTTCCAGGCGGGGCCGGAGGTGCAGAAGTACGCCGGCCAGGCGCTGTCCGGCACCGAGGACGACGTCGTGTGGTTCCTGGAGACCGGGCAGCACATCGCCCGCGCCCGCGACCAGGAGCGCGCGAAGATCGAGGAGCTCGTCGCCGTCGTCCAGCGCGAGGGCAAGAACGCCGAGGCCAGGACCCGGCAGGCCGAGGAGGCCGCCGCCCGCGCGGTGAGCGCCGCCGCCAAGGCCAGGGAGGCCGCCGAGAACGCCGCCGCCGAGGCGCAGGCGGCCCAGGACGACGTGGCCGCCGCGGGCCGGGCCGCACGCAAGGCCGGTGACGCCGCTAAGGGTGCCGCCGACGCCTCCCGCGTCGCCATCGACGCCTCCCACGCGGCCGTCGAGGCCTCCCGGCGCGCCTCCTACGCCTCCGCGGCCGCGAGCCAGGCGGCGGCCAGCGCGGGTTCGGCCGCGGCCGTCGCGTACAGGGCCGCGATCGCCGCGTCCAGGGACGCCTCCCAGTCGGCCGCCGCCAAGGACGCCGCCGTCGCTGCTCGTAATGCCGCTTCGAAGGCCCGCAGCGCAGCGCAGGCCGCCGACCAGGCGGCGGCCGCCTCCGCTCAGGCCGCCGGTGCCGGTGAAGCCGCCGCGTCCGCGGCGCGCAACGCCGCCGCCGCCGCGTCCGCCTCCGCCCGGGCCTCGGCCTCCGCCGGTGCGGCGCGCAACGCCGCCGCCAAGGCCAAGCACCAGGCGGAGATCGCCAGTTCCAACGCCACGATCGCCACCACCGCCGCCGGAACCGCACAGGCCCTCGCGCATGCTTCCTCCACCGCCGCACAAACCGCCCGCGACGCCGCGAACAACGCCGCCGCACACGCCGACAAGGCCGCCGCGGCCGCCGAATGGGCCGTCCAGTATGCCGGCCAGGCGGTCGAATACGCCCACAAGTCGACCGAGTTCGCCGACGAGGCCACCAAGGCGGCGAACACCGCCACCGAAGCGGTCGCCCAGGCCGTCGCGGTAGAGAAGGCGGCCCGCGAGGCCGAGTGGCAGCGCCTGAACGAGGACACGCAGCGGGCGGTCACGGAGATGCGCCTGCTCGCCCAGGCGGAGGCTGAGGAGCGGGCCGCGTACGACCTCAAAAAGACCCAGGCCGAGCAGACCGACCAGGCCACCAAGGAGCTCATCGCCCAGGCCGAAGCGGCCCTGCGCGCGGGGAACGCCACGAGCGCCACCGACCTCGGCCGCAAGGCCGCCCTCGCTCTGCTGGACTCCACGGGAGGCTGGTCCCAGGAAGCCGCCCGCTACGCCCTGGCCGGGACGGACGCGGAGATCCACGCCTGGATCGACGTCGACCGGCGTATCGCCCAGCGGCAGGACGACCGGGAGTCCGTCCTCTTCCTCGCCCGGATCGCTCCGCCCGACGTCGCCTTCGCCGCCGCGGCGGCCCTTGAGAGCAACGACCCGGACGCGGCCGGCACCTTCCTCCGCGAGGGCGCCGTCCGGGCCGCCGCCATGGACAACCGCGTCGCGGTCGCCCGGGTCCTGAGCGAGGACCCCGGCCCGGCGGTGACCCGGGCGGCGAACGCCGCCCTGGACTCCGGGACCGCCGAGGCGCTGTACGTGTTCCTCACCACGGGTCTCCAGCAGGCTCAGGAAGAGGACGACGCGGTGGCCACCGCGACGCTCCTGCGGACTGGTGGCCCCTACGTGAAGGCCCACGCCCAGGCCGCGCTGGAGGGCCCGGCGTGGATGCGCCGCAACTTCATCGCCTCGGTGCAGTTCGAGAGCGCGCAGCTCGACTTCGACTCGGCCACCCACATCGCCGCCATGCAGGGCGCGATCGCCGCCGCCGCGAAGATCGCCCACAAGGCGCAGGAGGACGCCGCCCGCGCCCAGGAAGCGGCGGCCACGGCGCGCGCCGCCGCCGCCGAGGCACTGCAGTGGGCGGACCGGGCCAGGGCTTCGGCCGAGCAGGCCGCCACCTCCGCCCAGCAGGCGAACACCCTTGCGGCCGACGCCGAGCAGTCGGCCAAGGACGCGCAGGCTTCGGCCGACCGGGCCGGTCAGGCAGCCGCCAGCGCCCGGCTCGCCGAGCGGTCGGCGAACTACTCCGTGAATCGAGCCATCCAATCGGCCCGCAGCGCCGTCGCCTCGGCCAACGCCGCGCAGAACTCCGCCGTCTCCGCTCGTGCCTCAGCGCTCCAGGCCAACCAGGACAAGGCCACCGCCGCGGCCGCCGCCAGCCAGGCGTGGCAGATCGAGGGCGAAAAACGCCACGCGGAGGTCGCGGCAGCGGCCAAGCAGGCCGCGGAGGCGGCCCAGGCGTCCAAGGACGCCGGAACCAACCCGTGCGACACGACCGCCAGCGACAGCGTCAAGGTCGACCCTCCTGCGGCAGGGGACACCGACATCAAATGGTGGGCGGACGTTCTGAGCCAGGCCGGTATGATCGCCGGGCTGCTGGGGACCGGCGTCGGAATCGTCGGAATCGGCGTCGGCCTCTACTTCCCACCCGCCGGTGCGCTCCTCGTCTCCATCGGCACCACCCTCCGCGTCGGTGCCGCCGCGTTCAATTCCGCCAGCGCGATCCTGTACGGAATCGAATACGGCTGGACGAGCCGCGAGTTCATCGAGCAGGCAGCCCGTGCGGTGGGCAGCATCAAATCGATCGCCCCGTCCGCGATAGTGACCCGCCTCACGGAGAAGGCCGTCACGAAGGGCGTCGAGGCCGTCAACGAAATCTCGACACTGGGACGCGAGGGCGTCTCACCGATCGTCAGACGCATCGGGCGCTTCTTCCGCCGCTGA
- a CDS encoding transposase, giving the protein MRGRLAALSGAWLAFEDEAGFSMTPPQAKTWSQRGRTPVVRVRGRSRRRVSIAALTWYQPGHRSRLIYRPRRDYGQRDGRKSFSWRDYRDLLITAHQQFGGPIALVWYNLNAYKAADLRRFTQGRDWLTIYYLPPCAPDLNPVEGIWSLLRRGWLSNVAFSTPEHLVQRIRRGLRHIQYRRGPTR; this is encoded by the coding sequence ATGCGCGGAAGACTCGCGGCGTTGAGCGGAGCCTGGCTCGCCTTCGAGGACGAAGCCGGATTCTCCATGACGCCGCCGCAGGCCAAGACCTGGTCACAGCGCGGCCGGACACCGGTCGTGCGGGTCCGGGGCCGGTCCCGCAGACGGGTCTCCATCGCCGCGCTGACCTGGTACCAACCCGGCCACCGGTCGAGGCTGATCTACCGGCCGCGCCGGGACTACGGCCAACGCGACGGACGCAAGAGCTTCTCCTGGCGCGACTACCGGGACCTGCTGATCACCGCCCACCAACAGTTCGGCGGCCCGATCGCGCTCGTCTGGTACAACCTCAACGCCTACAAGGCCGCTGACCTGCGAAGGTTTACCCAAGGCCGGGACTGGCTGACCATCTACTACCTGCCGCCCTGCGCACCCGACCTCAACCCCGTCGAAGGGATCTGGTCCCTGCTGCGACGTGGCTGGCTCTCCAACGTCGCCTTCAGCACACCCGAACACCTCGTCCAGCGCATCCGACGCGGCCTACGGCACATCCAGTACCGCCGAGGACCAACACGATGA
- a CDS encoding IS1182 family transposase encodes MARASNPRGTTAMWVRDHLDGLWDDEDFVCWYPRDGRPGLSPAQLATVCVLQFLLNLSDRQAAEAVRCRIDFKYALAMELDDPGFHHSVLTDFRDRLSQDDRADQLLSLALDRMRQAGMVKERGRQRTDSTQVLAAARELTRLELLLEAVRAALEEAASRTPEILDELVDAEWAIRYGRPVRLPSQPSHPVTRLKQAGTDAHRLLERLPPHQRGPRAEVLRQIMVQNFLLDARGTLHLRTEKDGQPKGALRIVSPNDREARRAIRGNTRWSGYLVHITETCDADSHANLITDIATTTPTRDTEALPGIHHRLRHRRLLPGQHLIDGGYVSIALLDRSARDHQVQLIGPVKTSGAWQHKEQTGFTRDDFTIDFDRRRVTCPNGQTSRIWIEAPAMAPYTVARFRPTQCNPCPDRPACTRGTSARTVNFLPRHLHELQARNRTDQQDRRWKRLYATRSGVEGTICELVNGHRARRSRYHGLRKTHVQHVLTGIAINIERLASRAPVHVYSPRPPTAFQKYLDSRNLSWECWWRQGK; translated from the coding sequence ATGGCGCGGGCCAGTAATCCCCGCGGGACCACGGCCATGTGGGTGCGTGACCATCTCGACGGGCTCTGGGACGACGAGGACTTCGTCTGCTGGTATCCGCGCGATGGCCGGCCCGGCCTCTCGCCGGCTCAGCTGGCCACCGTATGTGTGCTGCAGTTCCTGCTCAACCTCTCGGACCGGCAAGCAGCCGAGGCCGTCCGGTGCCGTATCGACTTCAAGTACGCCCTGGCCATGGAACTGGACGATCCCGGTTTTCACCACAGTGTGCTGACGGACTTCCGGGACCGGCTGTCCCAGGACGACCGCGCAGACCAGCTCCTCTCCCTGGCCCTGGACCGGATGCGGCAGGCCGGCATGGTCAAGGAACGCGGAAGACAGCGAACCGACTCCACCCAGGTCCTTGCCGCAGCCCGAGAACTCACCCGCCTGGAACTGCTCCTCGAAGCGGTACGCGCCGCACTGGAAGAAGCTGCCAGTCGCACTCCGGAGATCCTGGACGAGCTGGTGGATGCCGAGTGGGCCATCCGCTACGGCCGGCCCGTCCGCCTTCCCAGCCAGCCGAGTCATCCCGTCACCCGTCTCAAACAGGCCGGGACAGACGCCCACCGGCTCCTCGAACGCCTGCCGCCCCACCAGCGTGGTCCCCGCGCAGAAGTTCTGCGGCAGATCATGGTGCAGAACTTCCTCCTCGATGCCCGCGGCACCCTGCATCTCCGCACCGAGAAGGACGGACAGCCCAAGGGAGCTCTCCGGATCGTCTCGCCCAACGATCGCGAAGCCCGTCGTGCCATCCGCGGCAACACCCGCTGGAGCGGCTACCTGGTCCATATCACCGAGACCTGCGACGCCGACTCCCACGCCAACCTGATCACGGACATCGCCACTACCACCCCGACCAGAGACACCGAGGCCCTGCCCGGCATCCACCACAGGCTCCGCCACCGTCGACTACTGCCCGGGCAGCACCTGATCGACGGCGGCTACGTCTCCATCGCCCTGCTCGACCGCTCCGCACGAGACCACCAGGTCCAGCTCATCGGGCCGGTCAAGACCAGCGGCGCCTGGCAGCACAAAGAACAGACCGGCTTCACCAGGGACGACTTCACCATCGACTTCGACCGGCGCCGAGTCACCTGCCCCAACGGCCAGACCAGCAGAATCTGGATCGAAGCCCCGGCCATGGCCCCCTACACGGTCGCCCGGTTCCGCCCCACCCAGTGCAACCCGTGCCCCGACCGACCTGCCTGCACACGGGGAACCTCAGCGCGCACAGTGAACTTCCTCCCCCGCCACCTGCACGAACTCCAGGCCCGTAACCGCACGGACCAGCAGGACCGCCGGTGGAAACGGCTCTACGCCACCCGGTCCGGAGTCGAAGGCACCATCTGCGAACTCGTCAACGGCCACCGGGCCCGCCGCAGCCGCTACCACGGCCTCCGCAAAACCCACGTCCAACACGTGCTGACCGGCATCGCCATCAACATCGAACGCCTCGCCTCACGCGCACCCGTCCACGTCTACAGCCCCAGACCCCCCACGGCCTTCCAGAAGTACCTCGACTCCCGAAACCTGAGCTGGGAATGCTGGTGGCGGCAAGGCAAGTAA
- a CDS encoding response regulator transcription factor: MRVILAEDSTLLREGLVRLLAEEGHEVLAALGDAVTLLKEVEEQRPDIVVVDIRMPPTHTDEGLRAAVEIRERFPEVSVLVLSQHVERNYAAKLLASNAERVGYLLKDRVAQVEEFLDALERIHAGGAAIDPEVVRQLVIRTTHGDPLARLTPRERTVLEALAQGHTNTAIAQKLHISLSSVEKNLNTVFDKLELSHTTGYSRRILAVLRYLES; encoded by the coding sequence ATGCGCGTAATCCTGGCCGAGGACTCGACCCTGCTGCGAGAGGGCCTGGTCAGGCTGCTCGCCGAGGAGGGCCACGAGGTCCTGGCGGCGCTGGGTGACGCGGTGACGCTGCTCAAGGAGGTCGAGGAGCAGCGGCCGGATATCGTCGTCGTCGACATCCGGATGCCCCCGACCCATACGGACGAGGGGCTGCGGGCGGCCGTCGAGATCCGGGAGCGCTTTCCCGAGGTCAGCGTGCTCGTCCTCTCGCAGCACGTCGAGCGCAACTACGCGGCCAAGCTGCTCGCGTCCAACGCCGAGCGGGTCGGCTATCTCCTGAAGGACCGGGTGGCACAGGTCGAGGAGTTTCTTGACGCGCTTGAGCGGATCCACGCCGGTGGGGCGGCGATCGACCCGGAGGTCGTACGGCAGCTGGTCATCCGGACCACGCACGGCGACCCGCTGGCGCGGCTGACGCCCCGGGAGCGCACGGTCCTGGAGGCGCTGGCGCAGGGCCACACGAACACGGCCATCGCGCAGAAGCTGCACATCTCGCTGAGCTCGGTGGAGAAGAACCTCAACACCGTCTTCGACAAGCTGGAGCTGTCCCACACGACCGGCTACAGCCGGCGGATCCTGGCGGTGCTCCGCTACCTGGAGTCGTAG
- a CDS encoding sensor histidine kinase — translation MGTLVGCATALVGVLYFLGVGAALGPFLLWPRTRAGALQILMAGARHLVTLERVRRSAFFGDLFPEHYKASDQKILRYLAIRSYTGLLCGVVIGLLVFGAVLAGLLVSGAVRGTLGWDELLTQVLLGSVLLFLDVQGLYSLAALDARTARECFGPSERELLQRRIDELATSRAAVVDAVDSERRRIERDLHDGVQQRLVALAMLIGRARRGRNPEQADALLLQAHEESQGVLTELREVAWRVYPSALDSLGLEEAIGGVAERCSIPLRTRFDVGTPLPRPVETAAYFVVSESVTNAAKHSSASAISVAVALEGARLSVRVEDDGTGGASETGSGLTGLRSRVAALDGVLHIHSPLGGPTTITAELPCA, via the coding sequence CTGGGGACCCTCGTCGGCTGCGCGACCGCTCTGGTCGGCGTCCTCTACTTCCTCGGCGTCGGCGCGGCCCTCGGCCCGTTCCTGCTCTGGCCGCGCACCCGGGCCGGCGCCCTGCAGATCCTGATGGCCGGCGCCCGGCACCTGGTCACCCTCGAACGGGTCAGGCGTTCCGCCTTCTTCGGCGACCTCTTCCCGGAGCACTACAAGGCCTCCGACCAGAAGATCCTGCGCTATCTCGCGATCCGCAGCTACACGGGCCTGCTCTGCGGAGTCGTCATCGGACTCCTGGTCTTCGGCGCTGTCCTGGCCGGTCTCCTGGTCAGCGGAGCGGTGCGGGGCACCCTCGGCTGGGACGAGCTGCTCACGCAGGTCCTCCTCGGCAGCGTGCTGCTTTTCCTCGACGTCCAGGGTCTGTACTCGCTGGCCGCGCTTGACGCCCGTACCGCCCGGGAATGCTTCGGACCGTCCGAGCGGGAACTGCTCCAGCGCCGTATCGACGAACTCGCCACCAGCCGGGCCGCGGTCGTCGACGCCGTGGACTCCGAGCGGCGGCGCATCGAGCGCGATCTGCACGACGGGGTCCAGCAGCGCCTGGTGGCGCTCGCGATGCTGATCGGCCGGGCGCGCCGGGGCCGCAACCCCGAGCAGGCCGACGCGCTGCTGCTCCAGGCGCACGAGGAGTCCCAGGGCGTACTGACCGAACTGCGCGAGGTGGCCTGGCGGGTGTACCCGTCGGCGCTCGACAGTCTCGGGCTCGAAGAGGCGATCGGCGGGGTCGCCGAGCGGTGCAGCATTCCGCTGCGGACCCGTTTCGACGTCGGCACCCCGCTGCCCCGGCCGGTCGAGACCGCCGCCTACTTCGTGGTGTCGGAGTCCGTGACGAACGCGGCGAAGCACTCCTCGGCCTCGGCGATCTCCGTGGCGGTGGCGCTCGAAGGGGCGCGGCTCTCCGTACGGGTCGAGGACGACGGTACGGGCGGCGCGAGCGAGACCGGCAGCGGCCTTACGGGGCTGCGCAGCCGGGTGGCTGCGCTCGACGGCGTCCTGCACATCCACAGCCCCCTCGGGGGACCGACCACCATCACCGCGGAGCTTCCATGCGCGTAA
- a CDS encoding DedA family protein produces MNLTTKALAQQPADGVAGWAADLVDTLGGPGAGLAIALENLFPPLPSEVILPLTGFAAGQGVLSLTSALFWTTLGSVVGAVALYWIGVLFGRERMHAIWGKLPLVKASDLVRTEEWFAKHGTKAVFLGRMVPIFRSLISLPAGVERMPMPLFIMLTTLGSLIWNSILVMAGYWLGDQWDVVETYVGVLSKAVLVLVVVAVVAYVAVRLRGRGQAHRRAS; encoded by the coding sequence ATGAACCTCACGACCAAGGCGCTCGCCCAGCAGCCCGCGGACGGCGTCGCCGGCTGGGCGGCCGACCTCGTCGACACGCTGGGCGGCCCCGGGGCCGGTCTCGCCATCGCCCTGGAGAACCTCTTCCCGCCGCTGCCCAGCGAGGTCATCCTGCCGCTGACCGGCTTCGCCGCCGGTCAGGGCGTGCTGAGCCTGACCTCGGCGTTGTTCTGGACCACGCTCGGCTCGGTGGTCGGCGCGGTGGCGCTCTACTGGATCGGGGTGCTCTTCGGCCGCGAGCGGATGCACGCGATCTGGGGGAAGCTGCCCCTGGTGAAGGCCTCGGACCTGGTCCGCACCGAGGAGTGGTTCGCCAAGCACGGCACCAAGGCCGTCTTCCTCGGCAGGATGGTGCCGATCTTCCGGAGCCTGATCTCGCTGCCCGCAGGTGTCGAGCGGATGCCGATGCCCCTGTTCATCATGCTCACCACCCTTGGCAGCCTCATCTGGAACAGCATCCTCGTGATGGCCGGCTACTGGCTGGGCGACCAGTGGGATGTCGTGGAGACCTACGTCGGTGTCCTGTCGAAGGCCGTCCTGGTCCTGGTCGTCGTCGCCGTCGTGGCCTACGTGGCGGTCCGGCTGCGCGGCCGCGGCCAGGCCCATCGACGCGCCTCGTGA
- a CDS encoding DUF6431 domain-containing protein: MLARPERFRLITAGQTYVPVLIVDSDVLLVQRRLRTGELLCPSCGAVLAPRGHGRPREIRGDRGVRRFVRPRRSRCTGCQVTHVLLPEALRTRQLDAAEVIGAGRSPR, encoded by the coding sequence ATGCTGGCTCGTCCGGAGAGATTCCGGCTGATTACTGCAGGTCAGACGTACGTGCCGGTGCTGATCGTGGACTCGGACGTCCTGTTGGTGCAACGCCGGCTGCGGACTGGCGAACTGCTGTGTCCGTCATGCGGGGCAGTGCTCGCGCCGCGGGGCCACGGGCGACCGCGGGAGATCCGTGGCGATCGCGGGGTCCGGCGGTTCGTACGTCCTCGTCGTTCGCGCTGTACGGGTTGCCAGGTCACGCACGTGCTGCTGCCGGAGGCGTTGCGGACGCGGCAGCTGGATGCGGCCGAGGTGATCGGGGCCGGACGAAGCCCGCGGTAG
- a CDS encoding thioredoxin domain-containing protein, which yields MKISRTVRAAIMVGLIGAFVGCAPLGSRAGDVTPKAQSPGDARPAARSETTLYASAERLPEGVAADGTTIVVGNPSARSTVQVYEDPRCPVVEEYERTGAEALQKLLLAGEIKAEYTFASFKDDRLGGDGSKRAVNALRAALEKGKFVEYHAVLFANQAAVESSGGFTTERLQKLAGKVPGLRDEAFDLAVRTMKYRSFVTASQQAYQQTGDDPIGPGTPTIVVNGHNIDGGLYWVNFDAGLFRLLVEDLHKRPATWDAVYKPLKEKAEAEAEAAES from the coding sequence TTGAAGATCAGCAGAACGGTCCGGGCGGCCATCATGGTAGGCCTCATAGGAGCCTTCGTAGGATGCGCACCGCTCGGGTCCCGGGCGGGGGACGTCACACCGAAGGCGCAGTCGCCGGGCGACGCCCGCCCGGCGGCACGCAGCGAGACGACCCTCTATGCGTCCGCCGAGCGGCTGCCTGAAGGAGTGGCTGCGGACGGTACGACGATCGTGGTCGGGAATCCCTCGGCCCGCTCGACGGTGCAGGTGTATGAGGATCCGCGCTGCCCCGTCGTCGAGGAGTACGAGCGCACGGGCGCCGAAGCACTCCAGAAGCTGCTGCTCGCGGGGGAGATCAAGGCCGAGTACACCTTCGCTTCCTTCAAGGACGACCGGCTCGGCGGCGACGGCTCGAAGCGGGCCGTGAACGCGCTGCGCGCGGCGCTGGAGAAGGGCAAGTTCGTCGAGTACCACGCGGTGCTCTTCGCCAACCAGGCTGCCGTCGAGAGCAGTGGCGGGTTCACCACCGAGCGCCTGCAAAAGCTGGCCGGGAAGGTTCCGGGGCTTCGCGACGAGGCCTTCGACCTGGCCGTCAGGACGATGAAGTACAGGTCGTTCGTCACCGCCTCCCAGCAGGCATACCAGCAGACCGGCGACGATCCGATCGGCCCCGGCACACCCACAATCGTCGTCAACGGCCACAACATCGACGGCGGACTGTACTGGGTCAACTTCGACGCGGGCCTGTTCCGCCTCCTGGTGGAAGACCTCCACAAGCGCCCGGCCACGTGGGACGCGGTGTACAAGCCCCTCAAGGAGAAGGCGGAGGCCGAGGCCGAAGCCGCCGAGTCCTGA
- a CDS encoding transposase: MVGNRARALIIQSRQITGLSPEVIAELVAEVGPLWHERHQAGRASRPRRRAVDAGAKHKLVFVDRLLATLVHLRHGATHDVLACWFGVDHSTITHAIGEVRPLLSERGCTISPGVRLHSLAEVVDYLGASGQTGIIDGTEIRVRRPAAGRKNREKFISGKNKQNAVKSMVVTDADGRLLFCSPAQPASCADITHARQLGLVKLLADGLVVEILADAGYQGLGAQTGGRVVTPPHRKFKKDAPD, from the coding sequence ATGGTGGGGAACCGGGCACGTGCACTGATCATCCAGAGTCGGCAGATCACGGGGCTGTCGCCTGAGGTGATTGCTGAACTCGTTGCCGAGGTCGGCCCGTTGTGGCACGAGCGGCATCAGGCTGGGCGCGCGTCGCGACCACGGCGCCGGGCGGTGGACGCCGGGGCGAAGCACAAGCTGGTCTTCGTCGATCGGCTGCTGGCCACGCTCGTCCACCTTCGCCACGGCGCCACCCATGACGTACTGGCCTGCTGGTTCGGTGTCGACCATTCCACCATCACGCATGCAATCGGTGAGGTGCGGCCACTGCTCTCCGAAAGAGGCTGCACCATCTCGCCTGGCGTCCGGCTCCATAGTCTCGCCGAGGTCGTCGATTATCTCGGCGCGAGCGGGCAGACCGGGATCATCGACGGCACCGAGATCCGGGTCCGCAGACCCGCCGCGGGACGCAAAAACCGGGAGAAGTTCATCTCCGGCAAGAACAAACAGAACGCGGTGAAGTCCATGGTCGTCACGGACGCCGACGGAAGGCTGCTGTTCTGCAGCCCGGCCCAGCCGGCCAGTTGTGCGGACATCACCCATGCCCGCCAGTTAGGGCTGGTCAAGCTCCTGGCGGACGGGCTTGTTGTCGAAATCCTTGCCGATGCCGGCTATCAAGGGCTCGGTGCCCAGACCGGCGGTCGAGTCGTGACGCCGCCACACCGCAAGTTCAAGAAGGACGCCCCCGACTGA